One window of the Anopheles cruzii chromosome 2, idAnoCruzAS_RS32_06, whole genome shotgun sequence genome contains the following:
- the LOC128267538 gene encoding carcinine transporter: protein MSPKPEEASIPVVHAVDERELNNSTVSLGNLSGSNLKLNAFINNAFVSECPMKLGVADETTKDALRKGTKNSSRAGGGGGTGGDGHGPGHAAAASPGKMAVVEKPVVDFDDLLPHVGEFGRYQKILFLLMIPFAFFVAFVYFSQIFITLVPEEHWCYVPELQHLSVEDRRALAIPVEESLDFGPTLEGEATSYSKCSMYAVNFTEVLANNIRKPDPSWPTQPCRHGWEYNYTDVPYATAATDFEWVCDHAYLPTLAQSIFFLGAIVGGLLFGWIADRYGRIPALAGCNIIGFAAGVATAFVGNFWQFSLCRFLVGFAFDNCFTMMYILVLEYVGPKWRTFVANMSIALFFTTASCALPWIAYYLADWKVFAIVTSAPLALAIFTPLLVPESARWLVSQGKIDKAIGILKKFEKINRKTIDAKVYQEFSDSCVRLQEEDAANSNYSVLDLFKTPRLRKITILLITIWMAISLVFDGHVRNVGSLGLDLFFTFTVAAATELPADTFLTLTLDRWGRRWLACGTMVASGLFSLFATMVPMGAYSATLAILGRFSVNISYNIGLQYAAELLPTVVRAQGVAFIHIMGYVASIVAPFVVYLANVSPSLPLIVLGVMGIIGGLLSLMLPETLGHDLPQTLADGEEFGRGQKIWDFPCLTKKVDDFDTCDDLPVERFTRCSSKTSIGASLRASTRGELRSSMLNRSVRSRVSVRSLAQCKEEQMSAGV from the exons ATGTCGCCCAAACCAGAGGAAGCCAGCATCCCGGTCGTCCATGCGGTCGACGAGCGGGAGCTGAACAATAGCACAGTCAGTTTGGGCAATCTTAGCGGCAGCAACCTGAAGCTGAATGCCTTCATCAACAACGCGTTCGTCAGCGAGTGCCCGATGAAGCTGGGCGTCGCCGACGAAACGACGAAGGATGCGCTCCGGAAGGGAACGAAAAACAGCAGtcgcgccggtggtggcggcggaaccGGGGGCGATGGCCACGGTCCCGGCCATGCCGCCGCGGCCAGCCCAGGCaaaatggcggtggtggagaaGCCGGTCGTCGACTTCGATGACCTGCTGCCGCATGTGGGCGAGTTCGGGCGCTACCAGAAGATCCTGTTCCTGCTGATGATTCCGTTCGCATTCTTCGTGGCGTTCGTGTACTTTTCGCAAATCTTCATCACCCTGGTGCCGGAGGAGCACTGGTGCTACGTGCCGGAACTGCAGCATCTGTCCGTCGAGGATCG ACGAGCGCTGGCGATTCCTGTCGAAGAGTCGCTCGACTTTGGCCCGACTTTGGAGGGTGAAGCCACCAGCTACAGCAAGTGTTCGATGTATGCCGTTAACTTCACCGAGGTGCTTGCGAACAACATACGCAAGCCGGATCCATCCTGGCCAACGCAGCCCTGCCGGCATGGTTGGGAGTACAACTACACCGATGTACCCTACGCAACGGCCGCCACGGAT TTCGAGTGGGTCTGTGACCATGCCTATCTGCCGACGCTGGCCCAGTCTATCTTCTTTCTGGGCGCCATCGTCGGTGGGCTGCTGTTCGGCTGGATTGCCGATCGGTACGGCCGCATCCCGGCCCTGGCCGGGTGCAACATAATCGGCTTCGCAGCCGGCGTCGCTACCGCATTCGTCGGTAACTTCTGGCAGTTCAGCCTGTGCCGGTTTCTGGTCGGATTCGCCTTCGACAACTGCTTCACGATGATGTACATCTTAG TTCTGGAATACGTTGGACCGAAATGGCGCACGTTCGTTGCGAATATGTCGATCGCGCTGTTCTTTACCACGGCGTCCTGTGCGCTCCCGTGGATTGCGTACTATCTGGCGGACTGGAAAGTGTTTGCTATCGTCACCTCGGCGCCCCTCGCTTTGGCCATTTTTACCCCCCTGTTGGTACCGGAATCGGCAAG ATGGCTCGTTTCGCAGGGTAAGATTGACAAAGCAATCGGAATCCTGAAGAAGTTCGAGAAGATCAACCGGAAGACGATCGATGCCAAAGTGTATCAAGAGTTTAGCGATAGTTGCGTGAGACTCCAGGAGGAAGATGCGGCGAACAGCAACTACTCCGTGCTGGATCTGTTCAAGACGCCACGCCTGCGCAAAATCACCATCCTGCTGATCACGATCTGGATGGCGATCTCGCTCGTGTTTGACGGACACGTCCGGAACGTGGGTTCTCTCGGACTGGACCTGTTCTTCACGTtcaccgtggccgcggccacggaacTGCCGGCCGACACTTTCCTCACTCTGACGCTGGATCGTTGGGGTCGTCGTTGGTTGGCCTGCGGTACGATGGTTGCCAGCGGGTTGTTCAGTCTCTTTGCGACCATGGTGCCAATGG GTGCCTACTCAGCGACACTTGCCATCCTGGGACGTTTCAGTGTGAACATTTCGTACAACATTGGGCTACAGTACGCGGCGGAACTGCTACCGACCGTAGTCCGGGCGCAGGGTGTTGCTTTCATTCACATCATGGGATACGTGGCTAGTATCGTTGCACCGTTCGTCGTCTATCTGGCGAACGTGTCGCCCTCGCTACCCCTTATCGTGCTGGGCGTTATGGGAATCATTGGCGGATTGCTATCCCTTATGCTGCCCGAAACCCTAGGACACGACCTGCCGCAAACGCTTGCCGATGGTGAAGAGTTTGGACGTGGGCAAAAGATTTGGGACTTCCCGTGTCTCACGAA GAAAGTGGATGACTTCGACACCTGTGACGATCTACCGGTCGAGCGGTTCACGCGGTGCTCGTCGAAGACCTCGATCGGAGCATCGCTGAGGGCGTCGACACGAGGCGAACTTCGCTCCAGTATGCTGAACCGATCGGTGCGATCGCGCGTTTCCGTGCGCTCGCTGGCACAGTGCAAGGAGGAACAGATGTCGGCCGGTGTGTAG
- the LOC128267357 gene encoding glutaminyl-peptide cyclotransferase-like: MWSIHFFSCLFVTFTLGPVLQIDGQLTLDQMRIVATRTNESHFDAVLKSILKPRIVGTATHVEVKRSIIGELKSLGFSVELDEFNQKTPHFGMLRFTNIIGKLNPDADKYLTLGCHYDSKYFREHAFVGAVDSAVPCALMLNLAKTTEAALQLLRNNTDLSLMLLFFDGEEAFRKWSATDSLYGSRHLATKWTTAPYVSKTLSKSMREIDRVQLLVLLDLIGAADPKFYNFFPNTRNHHRRLSKIETSLRSNKLFVKDAQSGPMFLDQTLYNRIEDDHLPFLKRNIPVLHLIPVPFPKHWHKPEDNEANLSRTTIKNVNAVLRVFMMEFLTFCNSKYGRPLQSCLQ, encoded by the exons ATGTGGAGCATACACTTCTTTTCCTGTCTCTTTGTGACCTTCACGTTGGGGCCAGTGCTACAG ATCGATGGCCAGCTGACGCTCGACCAGATGCGTATAGTTGCGACCCGGACGAACGAATCGCACTTTGATGCAGTTCTCAAGAGCATTCTAAAGCCCCGGATTGTGGGCACTGCGACGCATGTCGAAGTGAAGCGCAGCATTATCGGCGAACTGAAGTCACTCGGGTTTAGCGTAGAGCTGGACGAGTTTAACCAGAAAACACCGCACTTCGGTATGCTCAGATTTACCAACATTATCGGCAAGTTGAACCCGGACGCCGACAAGTATCTGACATTGGGCTGCCATTACGATAGCAAGTATTTTCGGGAGCACGCGTTTGTGGGAGCCGTCGATTCGGCCGTACCGTGTGCGCTGATGCTGAATTTGGCCAAAACGACCGAAGCGGCCCTGCAGCTGCTTCGCAACAACACCGACCTCAGCCTGATGCTCCTATTTTTCGACGGTGAAGAAGCGTTCCGGAAGTGGTCGGCCACGGACTCACTGTACGGATCGCGCCATCTCGCCACCAAGTGGACGACGGCTCCGTACGTCTCTAAGACGCTCAGCAAGTCGATGCGCGAAATTGATCGGgtgcagctgctggtgctgctggatcTGATTGGAGCCGCCGACCCCAAGTTCTACAACTTCTTCCCCAACAcacgcaaccaccaccggcggttgAGTAAAATTGAGACCAGTTTGCGGTCCAACAAGTTGTTCGTGAAGGATGCGCAAAGCGGACCCATGTTTCTCGATCAGACGCTCTACAATCGCATCGAGGATGATCACCTGCCGTTTTTGAAGCGAA ATATTCCCGTGCTGCACCTCATACCGGTGCCGTTTCCGAAGCATTGGCACAAACCGGAGGACAACGAGGCGAACCTGAGTCGCACGACGATCAAGAATGTGAACGCAGTGCTGAGGGTATTCATGATGGAATTTCTAACATTCTGTAACAGCAAATACGGACGACCTCTGCAAAGCTGCCTGCAATGA
- the LOC128267887 gene encoding PAN2-PAN3 deadenylation complex subunit PAN3, producing MDPMFFPPSNGVPSESKLATYMSRQNGTTPAYGLSSGLSKISLDSPIALKKTQVTPQSPEFIPNNRLSTSSSPNFYSSYSILSSNNGGPVVSNNGTIVAAAQPSQPTAPQLATVKGAAVNSVASYVTGNNILAATLTGGTSAFAVTPIKGRNMLRNESPQSTNTSPRITPQPSPPPITTNIHQENVGGTTYFYPTATNHQLTPSSTVNTTDNSFVHIASSQINLNYTHPGHVYPGPASHVINMQSKAQVSMAFFMPDELRNDILSRNELVNSIDSDSQDIPLEVENYHSLCLLESQPLHPKLPVPSSTYRATHSVSGVKYCLRRLHGFRLQSTKCMQVVDMWKKLQHTNIVQLREVFTTKTFGDNSLVIVYDYHPGSQTLLTKYFPAVPETNGYTDPFAGEARPFSHKSSLHRTLTTSLLPENEIWSIIMQLSAGLRAMHQASLACRTLDPTKIIVTGKRIRYSCVGISDIATFDPNQPNPLTVVNHRQQDDLSALGKLILALACRTLQSVQRDQIQSSIDLISRHYSSDLRNIILCLLNPTARRSVTEIMPMIGARFYVQLDALQAQCDIQEDELAKEMENGRLYRLLVKLGCINERPELNLDVTWSETGDRYMLKLFRDYLFHAVTEDGRPWLNQSHIVQCLNKLDAGTLEKVQLMSRDEQSVLVVTYAELKHCLDQAFSELVAASEGSV from the exons ATGGATCCAATGTTCTTTCCGCCCTCCAATGGAGTTCCATCCGAGAGCAAGCTGGCGACGTACATG AGTCGTCAAAATGGCACGACTCCCGCGTACGGTCTGTCGTCGGGGCTTTCGAAGATATCGCTGGACTCTCCGATAGCGCTCAAAAAAACTCAG GTGACCCCACAGTCGCCCGAATTCATTCCAAACAACCGGTTAAGCACATCGTCCTCGCCGAACTTCTACTCGTCCTACTCGATACTTAGCAGCAACAATGGCGGCCCCGTGGTCAGCAACAATGGCACGATCGTTGCCGCCGCCCAACCGTCCCAACCGACGGCACCCCAGCTGGCCACGGTCAAGGGTGCGGCGGTCAACAGTGTCGCCAGCTACGTCACCGGCAACAACATACTGGCCGCCACCCTTACCGGCGGCACGTCCGCCTTCGCGGTAACTCCGATCAAGG GTCGGAACATGCTGCGAAACGAATCACCGCAAAGTACTAATACATCCCCCCGTATTACGCCccaaccatcaccaccgccaaTTACCACCAACATTCATCAA GAGAACGTCGGTGGCACCACGTACTTCTACCCAACTGCAACCAATCATCAATTAACGCCGAGCAGTACAGTTAACACGACTGATAATTCCTTTGTCCACATAGCGAGCTCACAAATCAATCTGAATTATACCCATCCAG GACACGTTTACCCGGGACCTGCATCGCATGTTATCAACATGCAATCGAAGGCGCAAGTGTCGATGGCGTTCTTTATGCCGGACGAACTAAGAAACGATATTTTATCACGCAATGAGCTAGTGAATAGTATTGATAGCGACAGTCAAG ATATACCTCTCGAGGTGGAAAATTACCACTCACTATGTTTGCTCGAGTCGCAACCGCTTCATCCGAAACTACCGGTACCGTCGTCCACCTACCGAGCTACGCACAGCGTTAGTGGCGTGAAGTACTGCCTTAGACGCCTTCACG GCTTCCGCCTGCAGTCTACCAAGTGCATGCAGGTGGTGGACATGTGGAAAAAGCTCCAGCACACCAACATCGTACAGCTGCGCGAAGTGTTCACCACGAAAACGTTCGGTGATAATT CGCTAGTGATAGTGTACGATTATCATCCCGGTTCGCAGACTCTGCTCACGAAGTACTTTCCGGCTGTTCCCGAAACGAACGGCTATACCGATCCGTTCGCTGGCGAGGCACGACCTTTTAG TCACAAAAGCTCGCTACATCGTACGCTTACAACATCGCTCCTGCCGGAAAACGAAATATGGTCAATTATCATGCAGTTGAGTGCCGGCCTGCGAGCAATGCATCAGGCGAGTCTGGCCTGTCG AACACTCGACCCTACGAAGATTATCGTGACGGGTAAACGGATACGCTACAGTTGCGTGGGCATTTCGGACATTGCCACGTTTGATCCGAACCAACCCAACCCCCTGACCGTGGTTAACCATCGTCAGCAG GATGACCTGTCTGCCCTGGGCAAACTGATACTTGCCCTTGCCTGCCGCACGTTACAATCGGTCCAGCGTGACCAAATTCAAAGCAGTATCGACCTAATATCGCGCCACTATTCGTCCGATCTCCGGAATATCATACT ATGTTTGCTAAATCCTACCGCACGGCGCTCGGTAACGGAGATAATGCCGATGATCGGTGCCCGATTTTACGTACAACTCGATGCCCTGCAAGCTCAATGTGATATCCAGGAGGACGAGCTGGCGAAGGAGATGGAAAACGGTAGACTGTACCGGTTACTCGTGAAGCTGGGCTGCATCAACGAACGCCCAGA ACTCAATCTGGACGTCACGTGGTCCGAGACGGGTGATCGCTACATGCTGAAACTATTTAGAGACTACCTCTTCCACGCCGTCACCGAGGATGGGCGCCCCTGGCTCAACCAGTCCCACATCGTGCAGTGCCTCAATAAGCTGGACGCAGGCACGTTGGAAAAG GTTCAACTAATGTCCCGTGACGAACAATCAGTATTAGTGGTGACCTATGCCGAGCTGAAGCACTGTCTGGATCAAGCATTTTCGGAGCTGGTCGCGGCTAGCGAGGGCTCCGTCTAA
- the LOC128278195 gene encoding uncharacterized protein LOC128278195 gives MVFIVAFPAVAMLAMFIVLVIMLILRFGARCGLRHHALPDDQELRDKAYDQKVSYA, from the coding sequence ATGGTGTTTATAGTCGCGTTCCCGGCCGTGGCCATGCTGGCCATGTTTATCGTGCTGGTCATCATGCTGATCCTGCGGTTCGGTGCACGGTGTGGTCTACGTCACCACGCCCTGCCCGACGATCAGGAGCTGCGCGATAAGGCGTACGATCAGAAGGTCAGCTATGCATGA
- the LOC128278194 gene encoding uncharacterized protein LOC128278194: protein MSTIEERTAYLDNPYFKGHVYGNFNPFYVTIALCTIFGAFVIVLNVICCCCSKYKPYWQDRNTGNLWLVSIWSATPHKQPPLDLTELKDASHFQPHNPDVERPVEYTVSHHRPQYQQSSASRGPPAGYHREEYVELQKRESDI from the exons ATGTCCACCATCGAGGAGCGAACGGCATATCTGGATAACCCGTACTTCAAAGGGCACGTCTACGGCAACTTCAACCCGTTCTACGTCACGATCGCCCTCTGCACCATCTTCGGTGCGTTCGTTATTGTGCTGAACgtcatctgctgctgctgttccaaGTACAAACCGTACTGGCAGGACCGGAACACAG GAAATCTGTGGTTAGTGTCCATTTGGTCCGCAACGCCACACAAGCAGCCACCGCTCGACCTGACCGAGCTGAAGGACGCCAGTCATTTCCAGCCACATAAC CCCGACGTTGAGCGCCCGGTAGAATACACCGTGTCGCACCATCGGCCCCAGTACCAGCAGTCGTCGGCCTCCCGCGGACCACCGGCGGGCTACCATCGTGAGGAGTACGTTGAGCTGCAGAAGCGCGAAAGTGACATCTga